The genomic window TAGTAAcagtataaaagaaaaataaacattgaGCAATATTTTTCCGTTTCACAGAAAAAGCTTATATACTTGACAAAATTACAGGACAGTTACCCTCTCATGTATCCCAGTTGTGAATTTATGTATGGCTATGAATCTCATTTGAACTCCTTTTTTAGTGTGAGAATgacaaaaaaggagaaaaatctcaTCCTAGCCCTTCACTAGAACCTCTTATTATCTGCTCTCTACTCTCCTTTTACAAAAAGGAGAGCTGTAAAAAGAGAGTAGAGTAGATAATAAGAGGTTCTAGTGAAGGGCTAGGATGAGATTTTTCAAATACAATATCTTGAAGAAggttgtgtttaaaaaaaataggttttttttctcagttttcttattttccatTACTCTCTCCtactttgtttattttctcatgTTCTTTCCAAAAGCCTTTCAAACCTACTTTTCCTCATCCTTCATCTGATTATACTTGCTTCACCTTTTGCTCTGGCTCTAACCTGGTTGTTCCCTTCCCATCTGATTCAGCTGATGCTAAGGATGATCACACATGCTGCTACCAcctatggagaaaaaaataagcacTGCTTCAGGCAGCTACTACAGTTAAACTGAACCTCCTTTTATCTTCCTAAGTGTTAGTTTTGGTGGGAGTGTATGCCAACTGTTTTATTTTGGGGTCTTGGTAACACCTTTCAACACTGACCCATTTTGCTCCTTCTATGAATCTTCTAATGAGAGACGTCATGACATCAGCCTTTCAAGAAAAAAGCTGAGCTTGCCCCATCTTAAAAGAGCTACTGGAAAGTTTCTGTGCAAACTATCAAGGTCAGCATGCTGTAGTCTCCTGATTAAATCTTTGTTGAGTATCTCAGAGCAAAGAAAATAGAGAAGTGGTGTGTGGTAATCTGAATGGCTGTTTTACCCTTCTCTGAAGGTATCTGGAATCTTTTGGTTGAGAATAGGTGAAAAACATCCTGTGTTATTTTGTTATGACCAGatcaaaaaatgcaaaaagcaCATTTTCTTGGGGGCAGGAGGATTTGTGAGCCCTGACGTGTAAGTCTTTATTCAGTATTTggtttttcacagctttcctcaCTGATGCTTGGGGCAGTCTGGTTCTTTCTAGTTGTAAACCCTCTCTTGTATTGCTGTGGTCTTGTGAGGATTACTGCAGCCATAACCATAAAAGATCTAGAGCACAGTGATACGAATTGATAGAATAAGAATTGGGGGTGCAGTCTGTGATCTGCCAGGGCGTACCTGGGATATCTATGCGTGCCCTACACTGTTTACCTAGAGTGGGTGGGTTTGAATTCATTGTAAAGCACGTACTTTTAATGTGATCTTCACTCTTATGCGGTCAATAAGGCAAATTTTGAAATCAAGATTCAATAAAAACAGGGAATCAAGTCTATTTATTAGTCCATCTGCTAATAGCCTGGAAAGAAAGTGTTCTATTTGTGAAAGAGATATAGTCATTAGGGTATATTATGGAGTTTCATCCCTGTGTGTTTGGACGCATGACAATTTTCCGATGTGTGGATTCCTGCTCTTCACAGTACATTCTGGCTCATTAGTAACTAAGACAGAGATTAATgcttttctggaagaaaaatatgttCCTTAGAAGGATCTAAATTCTTCTCTTATGCAtgtacaaaataattttcagttaaCTCAGTTGACAGCTTGGCACATCCCAGTGACCATGGTCCAGATTAATGATTGGTACTGATACTCTGCTTACGTATATCTTGATTTGTTTTACTGGGGTGCCATGTATTGTATAAACAGGGAGGCACCCATCTGtgtgaaataattaatttaatttctgatgTGAGGTTAACACTATAAAGATTTGtcagcaattttatttttcagtgggaCATCAAAAATAATTGAAGCCATGTTCCTCTTTGCTATTACAAAATCCTGGGTGTGGCTGGAACTCTGCAAACACAGTGGGCTTCTGTTAATTTAATCCATCTGGATATACTGGAAATCACTAATCAGAATGCTTCTTCTGTTGGTATAGTCtgtttccattttgtttctcttccaGTATACCTATTTTAGTCCAACTACTGCATGAGAAGCTTATAGGTTTTGATTGTAATGTTTTTCAAAATGTGTGACTTCACTGTGCAAAAGCTGGAGACTTAAACACATCAACATGCTTTTAAGGAGAAGAGTACACAATTATGGTTGTGTTTGCTTAACAATGAAAGGATTTGTTTTTCTCTACATGTTAGAATGTGCAGTACACCTATGTTTTGAGTGTGTGTCTTATCTTGAACTTTTTCACCCAAGCTTCTTAAGAAGCTTGAAGTAAAAACTGCCCTGTCCCTAATCCTTAATATTAGAAACTAGAGGAAGGACTGGTATATACAGACCCATAACAAGTCTGACTCAGCCATTTAAAGGATAgataaaagaaatttaaaaacataatgTTCTGTAAATGTTCATTATTTCTTTCAGACATATTCTTTAAGAAAACAAACTAACATTTGAATAGGCATTTTGAATATTCTATTATAATGTAGTTATCCTCTACTTGGCTTTAATTACACTAATCCTTTTATAGAAGAGTGTGGAGGTATCTAActcatctatttttttttccccttcctagTTAATGGTCTAATGACGCTCGGATTCGCCGGTGAGTCTTACCTCAAAAATTCAagcttttgtttctgttttgctaATGGTTGACATTTGAGAAACACTTCCATCCCATCTCATCTCAATTAGTCAATTGTCATGCATTTTTTTACAACTGGTCTTATCCATTGGCTGTATGCAAGAGGGTGTTGTAGTGTTTTATAAAGGTCATTCTCAATATATTTACACAAGATTTTCAGAATTGTTCTTAAAACATGTTTGTTTTAAGGTGCAGCCTTATAGTGATGATTAATTTGCAGAATATCCATGATTTTGACCTCTTTTGGTCATGGATTTAGACAGAAACTCTTGTGTCATCAGATTGGGCTCAAATGCCTCTgatggaggttttttttttctatgaccCTGCAAAATATTGAAATTTTAAATACAGACAAGCAGAAATACCAATGGCATGGAAAATCCATTTAAACATCCTTCTGGAGTAAATTGTCAGCACACGTGACATAGTGGAAGAAAAAATTGAGCTGTGTTGGATTTGGTTATAAATCATATGATAGCTGGCTGTTTAGAATACCCTGCcagaaaaagcagctttgcGTAATGTTTGTCAAAGCATCAGTGCAGGATTTAAGTTGTGAGCTGTGCAATTTTCGTATGTGGTTTTGAATTCTGCACAGCTTTAGCATTCACCTGCAAGTCTGTCTGTGGAAAGTATAACAGGtaactgctgcagctgcccgATGAATCGACATGAACACTTAAGTAGGCAGGATCCATGTTATCATGTTAACTTCTCATGGATAAAATTATGCTGCCTTTGTGTGGtaattttcaccatttttatCACTGGTGAGTAATTGTAGTTCTGACTTTTTGCCAACATTGATAAAGGCTTCATGGCAGCTTTAAGAGCACTGACCGATATGATGAAGGAGCAAGAATTAGGTCCCAATGAGTGAGCTGTACACCTGGAGAGGTGTGCGGTCTGTAGGAAGTTGTGGACTTATGGTTTCAGATGCAGCACAGGCTGTCCTGTTGTGGGCCAGCTGCTCTTGGCGAGTATGTGAAAGCAAGGTGTTTATTTGGCCAGATGAGATTTGTCATACAGCATCACGGAGAGAGTGACCACCACCTAAGGAGTCAACTGTGATACCTGGAGTGAAATTGCAAGGTGCTCCTGCCCAGGCTCCAAAGGAGCCAGCTCCTTCCTGTGTGAATTGATGTTCACTCAAGCCTGTTTCACAATCACATGCCTCATTTCTAATGGAGATACTCAAGCTTCTGAGTGTCTGATGGCTGGGTTATGATGTGAAGCTTGAGGCCAGTCATCTTCCCTTAGagtttgctgttttctttactAGATGGTAACGAATGGGGCCATGAGGACTTCTCTTCTTACCAAGCAAAGTCCTGCCTGATTTTGACCTCAGTTGTCTTCAGGCAATGTGTTTGGCTGTTACCACACAAAATTAGAACCACCGTCTCTTTTCAGCAGTGATAGGATCCTACTTTCAAAGTAACTAATAGAAGCAAAAGAAATACCTCTTCTCCCTGGTGTACACATGTTCTCAGTGAAAATTTTTTTTAGGAGTAAATGGTCTGTTCTCCTTGGCTGTATTCTTAAAAAAAGCTGTTCCTCCAGAATTCTCAGGAGGATTCCCTGATATACCAGTTTGTTTTAGGGTTGCAGTTTTGTTCAGGTAAACACATTTCTAGAATTCGAGCTgctgtgaagggaaaaaaaaatttctgactAATTTAATTTAGGCATTTATATTAAAGATGtcaatatacatatatttacagGTAATTTTCAAtgttaatgcattttttttataCATGGTCAAAATGGTGGCATCTATAGAGGTAAAGCAAGACGTTTAATGGCTTgatcaaaacaaaatgtttcagCCTTATCAAAATCAAACACAGTAGTCTGAAGAGAATTTTTTgaaaatttcaattttataacaaatattaaaatattatctttGTACTCCAGGCATGTGCTGGGTGAGAAAAACATTTGACTGATTAAATATACTGGAGTTGCCATTATAGGTTGAAAAAGGCTTGCTCAAGTCAAGGTTAACTCTTTCTTTGCAAGTAGCTATATGCTGCAATTTTAGCACTTGATAATTGCAGATTATTCTTAGAATTATAGAATTGTTTATGTTGGACAAGACCTCTAtggtcattgagtccagctgTTACTCCAACACTCTCAACTCCACCACTAAAATTTGTCCCTAAGTTCTGCATCTACACATCCTTTAAATACCTCCACGGGTGGTGGCTcaaccacctccctgggtagcCTAATCCAccccttttggtgaagaaattttttgtaatatctaatctaaacgtCCATTGGCACTTCGAGCTGATCTAATGCTTGTTAGCTGGGAGTAGAGACCAAACCCTGCCTgactacagcctcctttcaggaagttgtagagagcaatcaggtctcccctgagcctcctcttctccacaCTTAATAATCCCAAGgtcccccagctgctcctcacagaacTTGATCTCTAGACAATTCCTTTAGTggctatactaaagaaaaagctTTGATTGTGGAAATTCACACCCTTTAGCTGGTAAGACATACAAATATTTCCAATGTTAAAGTAATTTCACAGTAATATAGGTAGTTGAATGTGATGCATGTGTGTAAGCTTGAAAAGTGCTTTCTACACTGAAATGTGGGATTGGGACATCCAGTTAGCTTTTAACTAAAAATGCAAATGGATGGTAATGAGTTAATATGAGTAGTAGCTAAGTAAGATTAGAAAACTGATTAGGTAGGTTCCTCTATGCTAGATTTAAAAGGCAGTACTATATATGGTAACCTTTACTTTTTTATACAAAGTTATGTTTTTAACATATTTATGTAAATAcgtgttttgtttattttctaaaaGTGCTTAGAAAATTAAATGTTAAGCCTATGAGAATGTAAGTGGCATATTGGACTGTGTGAACAAATTTGAGTGATGTGCTTGTGCTTCTATTTCAGTGTTTGTGGTGCTTCTATTTCAGTGTTTGTGGTTAAAGGTGCATCTGATGTTTCCTAGGTGCACGTCAACAGAGTGAGCTCTGCAATGAATCTCTCATGTTAGAAAAGTTGCCTGCCTGTGGAAAATCCTTTGAAGAGATGATGAAGAAAGTGGACTCAAAAAAGTGGTGCAACCTTACAGAATTTATCATGTAAGAGTTAGTTTTGGTATTAATATTTCTCCCCTAAtgcatataaaatatttatgttccAGAATATAGAAAACCTTCTGTATTATGTTGCCCCTTGCAGAGGGCTAAGCTGTCACTCTTAAGCCCTGCAGTGAGGCCATGTGCAGACAGAGACACCTGGCTCTTAACTCAAACAGTGTGCAAAATAGTCTACTTTAATGAAAGCTAACCAATGGGGTATTTAATACTAGCTGCTATTGCATTACCTCAGACAGTTGTGTTTACATTTAATCTATATTTCTGTGCCTTTTAAGCAAATGTTCTGTAACTAATCTCTTTTCTGTGCAACCACCAAAGCAATAATGCTTTTAGAATCATGCTGTTCTCTTTACAGGAATGCAGTTCCCTCTtctgatttccttttcttcagtAAGATGACATTGTTTCAGTAATTCACCTCATGTGAAATTATCCAATTTTAAAGTGATTTGTCCTATTGAACCTGCTGTCATATACTTCTTTGCCTGCCAGCTAGCATGGAGAGAGCGAGCACCACCCATTCTGTTTGGATGTCTAAAATACTGCAAGACTGACAGTAGTGAGGGTGGCATTATTATTCTctaatctttttttcttgttccatAGTTATGGGAGGTATTTAAACATCTCTCTATAAAGCTGCACACTTCAAATTCTGATCTGGAAAAAGCTCACAGGGTTTGTGAAATTGGTGGCATTTTTGGCTTTGTGGAGCATCTGCTTCTTAAGACCATGTCCGCTCATGCATAATGCCTGATTATCGGAAGTGCTGAGTACCCTCTATACCAACTGAAATTAGAAGAAGCTGCAGGTGTTCAGCACTTCAGAAAACAAGCCTCAAGTGAACTAGACCTGGTATGGTATGAGCCAGCCTGAAGCAGAACACTTCCTGCAtttgaagctgtgctggtgttgtTTCTGGAGTCGACTGTGGAGGCAGAGTAGCCCCAAGCCAGCTGTCACCACACCTGTTACAGTGTCATTGAGCCCCAGATGTGTTCTGGTAGGATCATTGGTCTTGTGTCCTGTTTAGTGTTGTGTCATGTGATGCAGACTATAACTAGCTGATCACCAACAGACTGGACGGATAATGAAATGTTGGACTGCAGTGCTGTGTTGCATTAGTTCCCCATGACTCCCTTAGCACCAACACCTGTGTTGAAATGCCCCACCTGTTAATAATGTCTCATAATCTGGCATCATATTATCAATTTAGATGCTATTCCTTCTTAGAACATTTATTCACACACCTTGCTGACTTTAAAATCTTGCAATCTGTTAAAAGGTAGATTCTTAAATCTTATGGCACTGGAGTGAAAGATGCActtctgcagctctctccagctgtgggGAAGAGTAAGAGAAGGTTAGGTCTTCTAAACCAGCTTGCAGAAATTGCAGTCAAATCTGACAGAGAAGTGTATGTATACaagatgttttatttatttatttttatttatatttattttctatttataattttgCTCCATTTTATCTTCATTATAATTGTTTTAGAAAAACAAGATTTCTTTTATGATATGTTACTTGAATCAATAAGTGACCTCAACTAATGGGATTACTTGCAGCAGTGAAAAGTACCTATAGGAGCCAAAATACTAGACTGTACCTGTATTAATGCAGGTGAAAAAACAGGCAGCTTTTTGAGAGACTTCTGCTAAAATTTATTCAAGATTTTACATATTATGTGCAAGAATTTTTCAAGGTTCATAGGTGACTGAAGTCTCTGAGTTTTCCTGACTTTTTTAATTAGACTTAAGAATCCACCTTGATTTTATCCTTTCCAGTTGTGCTCACTGTTTGGTGTCGTTTTCATTCCCTGTACAAGAAAATTTTTCTGAAGAAGTTGGTCAGTCTGAGGCTTTgctcatttttctttaaaagcagtACCAGAAGAATTCAAGGctcttaaagaagaaaaatcttttacatttttaacataatatatattctctaaaaaacctttttttagATGTTTCAGGTTCTACTTTAGAAGAGAGTAGCAAGAggaatttgttttcaaatttaTCTCTTGAATCAAGCATTAATCAAGCATTAGAAGTCTGATTACTAACTTATCATAAGGGTTCATTGCACTGAAGAGGCAGGAAATGTGCATCTACCTTTAAGATTTTTACTCTTTTGAGAATAGACCTTGTTGTCTGGTGTCATACATTCTATAAGAAACATATATAAtcacagaatggcctgggtttgAAGTGACTGTAAAGATCCTCTTGTTCCAACacctctgctgtgagcagggacacatAGAGGTTAATTTATTCCAGCTCACTGGAAGAACCCTGAGAGATGGGACAGAAATACTTCTTTCTTTGGAGTAATCtgacaaattaataaaaaactTATATATCTATCCATGGGCACTTAAAATTCAGATATTTAAACGTGGTAATATTAGTTTGTGCTGATTTTACATGTAGCCTCCAGCAGTAACAATCAGTCTGGATCAGATAGTGGATTAAAACTGTGAGTATTATGTAAAAGAAACTGTTTCTTCATGCAGTAATTTCTACATGGCACTTTTCACTTTGAAATAAATCTTTGTAACTTATATTAAAATGTAACAGTTAATGGAAATCTGCTAATTTTCTAAATTCCTTGTTTTGTGGAGGAGTTTTAGCTCTTCAGTGTAAATGGCTGTCCTTTGGTTATGGGATTGTAAATAGCAATTATCTGTAGTGCTTCACCATTTGGCTAAACATTTGTGAGAGAATTTGCAGTGACTCCAGTTTGCTGTTAACATAATTAACCTGTAAGATTTTCTGACATCTCTGACATTCTTAACAAACGTGTGTTCTTTAAAAAGCAGCCTTTTCAATGATTTTGAACAGACAAGGCTTCTGTGTGTGGCAGCTGGTACTGCAAACCAATATGAGAGTTTTAGCCTCCACAGCTGATATTGAACTTGCTGGAAATGTAAGATGATCACATATAGACACTAAATTCTCAGGTAAAGTTTTACAGAAGCACTGTTAGATTAAAGTTTTCCTATTAATTTTTGCATATTTCTGTGAGGATTCACAGTTAGTTAGGATACAAGTACTCTGGGTCAAATTGTCCAAAAGTATTTGAA from Agelaius phoeniceus isolate bAgePho1 chromosome 1, bAgePho1.hap1, whole genome shotgun sequence includes these protein-coding regions:
- the RAMP3 gene encoding receptor activity-modifying protein 3 isoform X3, translating into MEAQGSRRRHLPVLLLWVNGLMTLGFAGARQQSELCNESLMLEKLPACGKSFEEMMKKVDSKKWCNLTEFIMCWMTGLKLAEHLILEAVLE
- the RAMP3 gene encoding receptor activity-modifying protein 3 isoform X4, with the translated sequence MEAQGSRRRHLPVLLLWVNGLMTLGFAGARQQSELCNESLMLEKLPACGKSFEEMMKKVDSKKWCNLTEFIILKTKIL
- the RAMP3 gene encoding receptor activity-modifying protein 3 isoform X5, which codes for MEAQGSRRRHLPVLLLWVNGLMTLGFAGARQQSELCNESLMLEKLPACGKSFEEMMKKVDSKKWCNLTEFIIYRSP